From Chiroxiphia lanceolata isolate bChiLan1 chromosome 11, bChiLan1.pri, whole genome shotgun sequence, the proteins below share one genomic window:
- the CCDC51 gene encoding mitochondrial potassium channel: protein MGPMKYKSSVSSVSCGLQYHHSLMKWSPKMNLHVVRTYCSSEPKRPEAKSAIEMAMGLLHRLTETGTVMGKNSLQKASATCKNWWDRYEEFVGINEVREAQGKVTEAENVFMIARGIVREARENVEAQQIKLKEIRDRLDRVSRDDTQYLELATLEHRLLQEEKRYRAAYLNAEESEREKFSLFSAAVRESHEKERTRAEKTKNWSIIGSVLGAVIGVLGSTYVNRVRLQELKVLVLEAQKGPINLQEAIKEQASSHYSQQKDLSDVIEDLKNVLQTTASRGVKEGALLTRETRNDSIKIDSLLTPLNEQLNYIKQVSSCLGSLQQQFNSLQESVTQVLSEMQSVKLAIRSRPTERVIPRSSGEGKGQASAVRDVILELCDTERRLETQIKRSSIYSTALTCAMFAITLPVLYIILKGN from the exons ATGGGGCCAATGAAATATAAATCGAGTGTGTCCTCAGTGTCCTGTGGCCTGCAATACCACCATTCATTGATGAAGTGGAGTCCCAAAATGAATTTACATGTAGTGAGGACTTACTGCTCCTCAGAGCCCAAGAGGCCTGAAGCCAAGTCTGCCATAGAAATGGCCATGGGCCTCCTTCATCGGCTCACAGAAACTGGGACTGTGATGGGAAAAAACTCCCTTCAAAAAGCATCTGCAACATGCAAGAATTGGTGGGACAGATATGAAGAGTTTGTAGGAATTAATGAAGTTCGAGAGGCTCAAGGAAAAGTAACAGAG GCAGAAAATGTCTTTATGATAGCTCGGGGGATAGTACGAGAGGCTCGTGAAAATGTAGAAGCCCAACAGATTAAACTGAAGGAAATTCGGGACCGCTTAGACAGGGTCTCTCGGGATGACACCCAGTATTTAGAACTGGCTACTCTGGAACACAGGTTGCTGCAG GAAGAGAAGAGGTACCGAGCTGcatatttaaatgcagaagaatcagagagagaaaaattctctctcttctctgcagctgtAAGGGAAAGCCATGAGAAAGAGCGCACAAGAGCTGAAAAAACTAAGAACTGGTCTATTATTGGTTCTGTGCTGGGAGCCGTTATAGGTGTTCTGGGTTCCACCTATGTAAATCGAGTAAGGCTGCAAGAATTGAAAGTCTTGGTGCTTGAAGCACAAAAGGGCCCAATAAATTTACAAGAAGCCATCAAAGAACAGGCCTCCAGCCATTACTCACAGCAGAAGGATCTCAGTGATGTCATAGAAGACCTGAAAAATGTGCTGCAAACAACAGCATCACGAGGAGTAAAAGAGGGCGCTTTGTTAACTAGAGAAACCAGGAATGACTCCATAAAAATAGATTCACTTTTAACTCCTTTAAACGAACAGCTAAACTACATTAAACAAGTCAGTTCATGTCTAGGGAGTTTACAGCAGCAGTTTAACAGTCTGCAGGAAAGTGTCACACAGGTGCTGTCTGAGATGCAGAGTGTCAAACTCGCGATCCGCTCTAGACCTACGGAAAGGGTGATCCCGAGGTCTTCAGGGGAGGGCAAGGGCCAGGCTTCTGCTGTGAGAGATGTGATTTTAGAATTGTGTGATACCGAGAGGAGACTGGAAACACAAATCAAGAGAAGTTCTATTTACAGCACTGCACTGACGTGTGCTATGTTTGCTATTACTCTGCCTGTACTCTATATTATACTTAAAGGGAACTGA